The region TCCGTGCGCAGACCCGCGCTGATCGCCAGCCCGATGTCCTTCAGGGACGCGAGCTGCTCGGGCGTGAGGACGTCGAAGATATGCTCGCGCACGGTCGTGACGTGCCCGGGAGCCGCCGCCGCGAGCGCCGCGTACCCCTCGTCGGTGAGCGCGCAGACCCAGCCGCGCCGGTCGCCGTCGGCGGGCCGCCGCTCGGCCCAGCCGTTGCGTTCGAGCGCGGCGACCGCGTGGGAGAGCCGGCTGCGGGAAGAGAGCGAGGCGTCGGCGAGTTCACTCATACGCAGACGCCGGTGCGGCGCCTCCGAGAGGCGGACCAGGATCTCGTAGTACGCCATGGGCATGCCCGAGTCCTGCCGCATCTGCCGGTCTATGTGCGCGGAGAAGGCGACACTGGCGGACAAGTACGCCCGCCAGATCTCCTGCTCGTCCGCGCTGAGCCAGCGCACATCGTCCATATGTTCAGCATAGTGGTGGTTGAACTCTCAACACCAGCGGGATATGGTGACTGAGG is a window of Streptomyces sp. NBC_01477 DNA encoding:
- a CDS encoding MarR family winged helix-turn-helix transcriptional regulator, translating into MDDVRWLSADEQEIWRAYLSASVAFSAHIDRQMRQDSGMPMAYYEILVRLSEAPHRRLRMSELADASLSSRSRLSHAVAALERNGWAERRPADGDRRGWVCALTDEGYAALAAAAPGHVTTVREHIFDVLTPEQLASLKDIGLAISAGLRTECAAARAEDEAAAPCDS